The Engystomops pustulosus chromosome 3, aEngPut4.maternal, whole genome shotgun sequence region agcatggtggacctaataaagtggccggtgagtgtatactctgtgtataagggATGGAGATGTATATAAGGGATAGTATGAGGTATATTCTCTGTGTATAAGtgatggggatgtatatgagggatagtatgaggtatatactctgtgtataagggatagtatgaggtatatactctgtgtataagggatagtatgaggtatatactctgtgtataagggatggggatgtatataagggatagtatgaggtatatactctgtgtataagggatggggatgtatataagggatagtatgaggtatatactctgtgtataagggatggggatgtatataagggatagtatgaggtatatactctgtgtataagggatggggatgtatataagggatagtatgaggtatatactctgtgtataagggatggggatgtatataagggatagtatgaggtatatactctgtgtataagggatggggatgtatataagggatagtatggggtatatactctgtgtataagggatggggatgtatataaagaTGTAGAGATGGGGATTATATATGTAGCGATAGTACAAGAAGAAAGTACGTGCACCTCGCCCTCTGGTAGGTCTCAATGACTCCAGGCACAGAGGAGTAGAATCAGCCGTGTGAATCCAGCACACCAGGAGTGCAATCGCGATGTCTGTTGggactgtgctatatacagctatatgtgactgtgtatatacaggatgtagcAGCTGTAGGTCCCGGTATATAGAGAATGTATTAGATACCTTATAGATTCCTGGGTCAGTACATGAAATGTATACAGAGAACTGTATATAAgctataggggactgtatatggaggATGAGAATGTTTAGAGGCTGTGTATATGTGGAGGGTAGGTTATACTGATGCTATAGGTAATGGTATATAACGTGGAGGACgtatgggactgtatataggttagTGCACTATAAATACAATTTGGGACTGTATGAGGGGATGAAGGAGACAGTAAAATGtatataggactgtatatagagtatatacaagCTATAGGATGTACAGGGATGTCGGGCACCTATAGAACTATAGAATGCAGCATATGTGGTGTTTCGGTTGTGTGTGAGTTATAGGGGCTGCACAGGAGCTGGATATATGTATACTCTGTGCACCCGCGGCTCATGTGTCTCCTGTATATGTCACTGCCGTCCCCCAGTCTAGTGACTGCATgagccctctcctctgctctctgttatcagccgagAAGGTCAGCTCCTTGGGCAAGAACTGGCACCGATTCTGCCTGAAATGTGAGCTCTGCAGCAAGGTCCTGTCAGCCGGTGGCCACGCAGAGGTAAGATCCCCCACGCCAGGTCTCCTACAGGGGCCCCTCTGCAGAGCGTCGCACCTGGCTTGTGTTCCCAGActgtcactgcccccccccccctcccttctgtcAGACGTGTAGGGACCTGCAAGCTACAGGCCACGCACAGTATAGAAAATCATTATCCCAGGAGAAGACGCCACAACACCccggagtgagggtcctgatcacaagagcttaaacTCTATGAGgaaatagaggacacaggaggagtgaggaacctgatcacaagagcttacactctatgaggagatagagaggacacaggaggagtgagggtcctgagcacaagagcttacactctatgaggagatggataggacacaggaggagtgagggtcctgatcacaagagcttacgctctatgaggagatagaggagacacaggaggagtgagggtcctgatcacaagagcttacactctatgaggagatagagaggacacaggaggagtgagggccctgatcacaagagctgacactctatgaggaaatagaggacacaggaggagtgaggaacctgatcacaagagcttacactctatgaggagatagagaggacacaggaggagtgagggtcctgatcacaagagcttacactctatgaggagatagagaggacacaggaggagtgagggccctgatcacaagagctgacactctatgaggaaatagaggacacaggaggagtgaggaacctgatcacaagagcttacactctatgaggagatagagaggacacaggaggagtgagggtcctgagcacaagagcttacactctatgaggagatagataggacacaggaggagtgagggtcctgatcacaagagcttacgctctatgaggagataggacacaggaggagtgagggtcctgatcacaagagcttacgctctatgaggagatagggaggacacaggaggagtgagggccctgatcacaagagcttacactctatgagggggCGGTGTAGTTGTATCCGCACTGTGActtctgagctctgctacatcgcactctgcaggtttgggggggggggggggcagacactggGGTCTTGTTGGCTGCTCCCGGTGATGGAGGAAATTCCTCTCCTCAGGATCTTTCTGACAACTCAGGAAGGAACTTAAAAATAaccacgtccccccccccccctcctggaaTGTGGGAGAATGTGCGGCCGGGGGAGGGGAGCGGTGCCAGGGCTGGAGGGGGGTGCATGTGGCATTAGAAGGGACTGCACATAATTTTGTGGTCTGTCTCGGCGCCCGCAGACCCCTGCTCccgggtgatggggggggggggcgcagtgtggggggggggggcggggattATTATACAGGACGGTTCTGCTGCCGCTGACCTGATTCTCTGTGTCTCTGGGGGGGGaacattgtccgtgtgtaatgagGCCTGAGAGCCCAGGAATGTGGAGGCAGCACCAGCACCCACTGGTCACACAGCCGAGTACACCACCTTCCCGGGTGCTCTGCAATGCGCTGGGCACTATCCCCCCACCCCCTTGGGTGCTCTGCAATGTGCTCGGCTCTGCCCCCCAACCCCCTTGGGTGCTCTGCAATGCGCTGGGCTCTGCCACCCACCCCCATGGGTGCTCTGAAATGCGCTGGGCACTATCCCCCCACCCCCTTGGGTGCTCTGCAATGCGCTGGgctctgccccccacccccctggGTGCTCTGCAGTGCGCtgggctctgccccccccccacccccctgggTGCTCTGCAGTGCGCtgggctctgcccccccccccccacccccctgggTGCTCTGCAGTGCGCtgggctctgccccccccccacccccctgggTGCTCTGCAGTGCGCTGAGctctgccccccccaccccctgggtGCTCTGCAGTGCGCTGGgctctgcccccccacccccctgggTGCTCTGCAGTGCGCTGGgctctgcccccccacccccctgggTGCTCTGCAGTGCGCTGGGctctgccccccccacccccctgggTGCTCTGCAGTGCGCTGGGCTCTGCTCCCCCACCCCCCTGGGTGCTCTGCAGTGCGCtgggctctgcccccccccccacccccctgggTGCTCTGCAGTGCGCTGGGctctgccccccccacccccctgggTGCTCTGCAGTGCGCTGGGCTCTGCTCCCCCACCCCCCTGGGTGCTCTGCAGTGCGCTGGGctctgccccccccacccccctgggTGCTCTGCAGTGCGCTGGGctctgccccccccaccccctgggtGCTCTGCAGTGCGCTGGGctctgccccccccacccccctgggTGCTCTGCAGTGCGCTGGGctctgccccccccacccccctgggTGCTCTGCAGTGCGCTGGGctctgccccccccacccccctgggTGCTCTGCAGTGCGCTGGgctctgcccccccacccccctgggTGCTCTGCAGTGCGCTGGgctctgcccccccacccccctgggTGCTCTGCAGTGCGCTGGgctctgcccccccacccccctgggTGCTCTGCAGTGCGCTGGgctctgcccccccacccccctgggTGCTCTGCAGTGCGCTGGgctctgcccccccacccccctgggTGCTCTGCAGTGCGCTGGgctctgcccccccacccccctgggTGCTCTGCAGTGCGCTGGGCACTACCAATCCTCCAACCCACCCCGCCCCCCCGGATGCTCTGCAATGGGCTGAGCACTACCTCCcaatcccccccttccccctgggtGCCCTACAATGCGCTGGCCTCTGCCCTCCTGGGTGCTCTGCACTGTGccatgtcctgccccccccccagctgctctgcactatcATCTCCCTGTGTGCATTTCATGCTCCTCTCTTTGTTTTTTCTCTCTCCTGCAGCACGATGGGCAGCCGTACTGTCATAAACCCTGCTACGCTGTGCTCTTTGGTCCTAAAGGTAAGTCTCCTCGCCCTGTGACTCCTGGCATCACCCAGGCTGGATATGGACCTCCGGAGGACTGGTGGCAACAATCTCCGGGGTCATGTAACTGCCTTAGGGGGGGCGGCACCTGATGACCCCAGGACTATCCTCCTTATCATCCGACTGCGCTGTCACATGGAAGGAATGCAGCGTTATCTCCTGCAGGGTGATGGGTGCTGCTTATTATAGACGCTGTCACCCGACATACACGGGTCTGCTGCCCTGGAATTCGCCTCACAAGGAGGAGAATAGGGTGATCTCTTAACCGGGAGCCCGGCCTGGCGCCTGCGTTCCCCGGGAGCCCGGCCTGGCGCCTGCGTTCCCCGGGAGCCCGGCCTGGCGCCTGCGTTCCCCGGGAGCCCGGCCTGGCGCCTGCGTTCCCCGGGAGCCCGGCCTGGCGCCTGCGTTCCCCGGGAGCCCGGCCTGGCGCCTGCGTTCCCCGGGAGCCCGGCCTGGCGCCTGCGTTCCCCGGGAGCCCGGCCTGGCGCCTGCGTTCCCCGGGAGCCCGGCCTGGCGCCTGCGTTCCCCGGGAGCCCGGCCTGGCGCCTGCGTTCCCCGGGAGCCCGGCCTGGCGCCTATTAATGCTGCGGGTGTGAGTTCCGGGCGTTCCGCCATCGCAGGCTGGAGACTGTTCTCACGCTTTTCTTTCCTCACGCCCTGGGCCGCGCCTCGTCTGATGTTTTATACTGTCTGGGAGCAGGTCCGGACATGCGGCTCCACATCGCACATTATCACCACAAGTGTCACACGCTCAGCACATTGCacacctgaaatactctgtgctgcttcttCTACCTGACAAGTCTAAACTTACTGACTCTTCTGcggaaatactctgtgctgctgtggcatcCAGGGAGGAAGGGGTGCACGCTGGTTACATCCTGACACTGCAGCTGTGTCCATAATGGGAGCAGGGGCCCGGCCTCCCCCTCTGTGTCCACAGCCGCGTCCTTCAGGTCTTTGCCCTTTGCTGATTCTCACAGAGGAACACAAACATTTGATGGGGGGGGAGTGAACCTTCTCCCAATTACTACTAAACTGACACTACGTTATTCATAGACTGAGCTTGTATGTCCCGTTCTGTGTATTCAGCTCCTCTGCAGATCAGGATGAATCCATGATGTCAGCAGAGGAATCCAACAAAATAAAAACTTGATCCTTTGTAACCAAAAATATACAGAAGGTCGCGAATCCCTCTAGTTTATACATAACATCCGTCCTAAAGAGGACCTCCACCTATCACAGGATGGGAAATGCTGTTAGTGGGATGGTAAGGGGTATTTATTGAAGGTGTGCAGTGGGGGCGTGTGCCCCGGGAGGGGGGGGTTTGTTTGGAGTGCAGAGGGGAGGTGCGCCTGGGGCTGGGGCCTAGAGTCCAGCCTGGCTCTCGCATGCACCGTATGTTTTGGTATGGGTTATGTGATGGGGACTCTATGTGAAACCCCAGGACCCGCCTCATGTTTTTGGGTCCCTTCATCCAGGTGTGAACATCGGAGGTGTTGGTTCTTACATCTATGATACGACTCCACGAGCACCGGAGAGACCACCCCTACCCGCCAGCTCCGCCCTCACAAACAGCAACCTATCAAGACCACCCAACAGAGGTTTGTATCTGACTGTaatctattgctctctgtgatCAGACGCCTTCTTTACAATGATTGACTTTCTGCTTGTTTGCCGTCTCTTGCAGTTGTGGAGCCCGCACGCACATTTGCGGGGGAGACGGCGCTGTGCCCAGGATGCAGGAAACCCGTGTTCTTCGGTAAGCACCGGAAATGATGGGGGTTGGGATTCTCCTCTTTGACCCCCATCTCTGATCGCTGCTTGTCTTTACAGCTGAGAAGGTCATGTCTCTGGGCCGCAACTGGCACCGCCCGTGTCTGAGGTGTCAGCGGTGTAATAAGACCCTGACCTCTGGTGGCCACGCTGAGGTGAGGGAGGATAGAATTTGGGGGTTGTGTTGTGGTGTGTTTTGGGGTGTGTGACCTCTCTCTCCTCTTCCTGCAGCACGATGGTCTCCCATACTGCCATGTCCCCTGCTATGGTTACCTCTTTGGACCAAAGGGTGAGTGTCCTAACCCCTAGATGTAGAAAACAGAGCTGTGGCTCAAGAGCTTACACTCAACTTCTAACTAGTGACCTCTGCTTACAG contains the following coding sequences:
- the CRIP3 gene encoding cysteine-rich protein 3, with the protein product MSSPCPRCRKPVYFAEKVSSLGKNWHRFCLKCELCSKVLSAGGHAEHDGQPYCHKPCYAVLFGPKGVNIGGVGSYIYDTTPRAPERPPLPASSALTNSNLSRPPNRVVEPARTFAGETALCPGCRKPVFFAEKVMSLGRNWHRPCLRCQRCNKTLTSGGHAEHDGLPYCHVPCYGYLFGPKGVNIGDVGCYVYDPRTEDETQYEQ